A section of the Deltaproteobacteria bacterium PRO3 genome encodes:
- the atpC gene encoding ATP synthase F1 subunit epsilon has protein sequence MKIEIVTPYQNIASDEAEEIYAVGPKGEFGVLPGHAHYVTPLAIGRLYYKKGGKRHAFVVEGGFLEVFEEKALVMADHVERAEELDAAKSRQELDKLEKQLGQGNLEAEQYEQLQRHRLKEQARLQAASEL, from the coding sequence ATGAAGATCGAGATCGTCACCCCTTATCAAAACATCGCCTCCGACGAGGCCGAAGAGATCTACGCCGTCGGCCCCAAGGGCGAATTCGGCGTCCTACCCGGCCACGCCCACTACGTCACGCCGCTCGCGATCGGCCGCCTCTACTACAAGAAGGGCGGCAAGCGGCACGCCTTCGTCGTCGAGGGCGGCTTCCTCGAGGTCTTCGAAGAGAAGGCCCTCGTCATGGCCGACCATGTCGAGCGCGCCGAAGAGCTCGACGCCGCCAAGTCCAGGCAAGAGCTGGACAAGCTCGAAAAGCAGCTCGGCCAGGGCAACCTCGAGGCCGAACAATACGAGCAGCTCCAGCGCCACCGCCTCAAAGAGCAGGCGCGGCTGCAGGCCGCGTCCGAACTGTAA
- the atpD gene encoding F0F1 ATP synthase subunit beta yields the protein MSEKLSTGKIVQVIGPVIDVQFPVGELPEIYTALLVTNPAINDQPDNLVVEVAQHLGEKTVRCIAMDSTDGLIRGQEVKNTGQPIRMPVGPETLGRILNVVGAPVDEGGPVKATKAYPIHRPAPIFTDQSTKVEMFETGIKVIDLLAPYSKGGKIGLFGGAGVGKTVLIMELINNVALKHGGYSVFGGVGERTREGNDLWHEMKESGVINKTCLVYGQMNEPPGARARVALSALTVAEYFRDEENQDVLLFIDNIFRFTQAGAEVSALLGRIPSAVGYQPTLATDLGELQERITSTNKGSITSVQAIYVPADDLTDPAPATTFAHLDATTVLSRQIAELGIYPAVDPLDSTSRILDPQVIGADHYQTARATQQLLQRYKDLQDIIAILGMDELSEEDKLVVSRARKVQRFLSQPFFVAAQFTGLEGKYVELKDTLRGFQEILAGKHDDIPEQAFYLVGTIEEALAKAQKLAA from the coding sequence ATGTCTGAAAAACTGAGCACCGGCAAGATCGTCCAGGTCATCGGACCGGTCATCGACGTGCAATTCCCCGTCGGCGAGCTGCCCGAGATCTACACCGCCCTCTTGGTCACCAATCCCGCGATCAACGACCAACCGGACAACCTCGTCGTCGAGGTCGCCCAGCACTTGGGCGAAAAGACGGTCCGCTGCATCGCCATGGACTCCACCGACGGCCTGATCCGCGGCCAAGAGGTGAAAAACACCGGCCAGCCCATCCGCATGCCGGTCGGCCCCGAGACCTTGGGCCGCATCCTCAACGTCGTCGGCGCCCCCGTCGACGAGGGCGGCCCCGTCAAGGCCACCAAGGCCTATCCCATCCATCGCCCCGCGCCGATCTTCACCGACCAGTCGACCAAGGTCGAGATGTTCGAGACCGGGATCAAGGTCATCGACCTGCTGGCCCCCTACTCGAAGGGCGGCAAGATAGGCCTGTTCGGCGGCGCCGGCGTCGGCAAGACCGTCCTCATCATGGAATTGATCAACAACGTCGCGCTCAAGCACGGCGGCTACTCCGTGTTCGGCGGGGTCGGCGAGCGCACCCGCGAGGGCAACGACCTCTGGCACGAAATGAAGGAGTCGGGCGTCATCAACAAGACCTGCCTGGTCTACGGGCAGATGAACGAGCCGCCGGGCGCCCGCGCCCGCGTCGCGCTCTCCGCCCTCACCGTCGCCGAGTACTTCCGCGACGAGGAAAACCAGGACGTGCTCCTGTTCATCGACAACATCTTCCGCTTCACCCAGGCGGGCGCCGAGGTCTCGGCCTTGTTGGGCCGCATCCCCTCGGCGGTCGGCTACCAGCCGACCCTGGCCACCGACTTGGGCGAGCTCCAAGAGCGCATCACCTCGACCAACAAGGGTTCGATCACCTCGGTCCAGGCGATCTACGTCCCCGCCGACGACTTGACCGACCCGGCGCCGGCGACGACCTTCGCCCACTTGGACGCGACCACCGTTCTTTCGCGCCAGATCGCCGAGCTGGGCATCTACCCGGCCGTCGACCCGCTCGACTCGACCTCGCGCATCCTCGACCCGCAGGTCATCGGCGCCGACCACTATCAGACGGCCCGCGCCACCCAGCAGCTCCTGCAGCGCTACAAGGACCTGCAGGACATCATCGCGATCTTGGGCATGGACGAGCTCTCCGAAGAGGACAAGCTGGTCGTGTCGCGGGCCCGCAAGGTGCAGCGCTTCCTCTCGCAGCCCTTCTTCGTCGCCGCCCAGTTCACCGGCTTGGAAGGCAAGTACGTCGAGCTCAAGGACACGCTGCGCGGCTTCCAGGAGATCCTGGCCGGCAAGCACGACGACATCCCCGAGCAGGCCTTCTACCTGGTCGGCACCATCGAAGAGGCCCTGGCCAAGGCGCAGAAGCTGGCGGCGTAA
- the atpG gene encoding ATP synthase F1 subunit gamma codes for MATLKTIRKRIISVKNTQKITKAMKMVAAAKLRRAQSALVQARPHGKLLGESVQRLVTQADAWDHPLFALPDEPKKAEILVLTSDRGLCGGFNGNLLRKVDHYTRHEGKAFEEIRLTVMGRKGREYYRAKNIQLKESLNSFEEEFNFKDAEALAQKFVQAFREGEFEVLYLAFNHFKSAISQEPKIQRILPLDLKPEEGAASGAPVFWEGSPRAILDAMLPRYVATLFYLSVLESRASELGARMSAMENATNNSKEMIHSLTLMYNRARQAAITTELMDIVNGAEALK; via the coding sequence ATGGCAACCCTAAAGACCATTCGCAAACGGATCATCTCCGTCAAGAACACGCAGAAGATCACCAAGGCCATGAAGATGGTCGCGGCGGCCAAGCTGCGCCGCGCGCAATCGGCCCTGGTCCAGGCCCGGCCCCACGGCAAGCTGTTGGGCGAATCGGTCCAGCGCCTCGTCACCCAGGCCGACGCCTGGGACCATCCTTTGTTTGCCCTGCCCGACGAGCCCAAGAAGGCCGAGATCCTGGTCCTGACCAGCGACCGCGGCCTCTGCGGCGGTTTTAACGGCAACCTGCTGCGCAAGGTCGACCACTACACCCGGCACGAGGGCAAGGCCTTCGAGGAGATCCGCCTGACCGTCATGGGCCGCAAGGGCCGCGAGTACTACCGGGCCAAGAACATCCAACTGAAAGAATCGCTGAATTCCTTCGAAGAGGAGTTCAACTTCAAGGACGCCGAGGCCCTGGCCCAGAAGTTCGTCCAGGCCTTCCGCGAGGGCGAGTTCGAGGTGCTGTACCTGGCCTTCAACCACTTCAAGAGCGCGATCTCCCAGGAGCCGAAGATCCAGCGGATCCTGCCCCTGGACCTCAAGCCGGAAGAGGGCGCCGCCTCAGGCGCGCCGGTCTTTTGGGAGGGCAGCCCGCGCGCGATTCTCGACGCCATGCTGCCGCGCTACGTCGCCACCTTGTTTTACCTCTCGGTCCTCGAGTCCCGGGCCAGCGAGCTGGGCGCGCGGATGAGCGCGATGGAGAACGCGACGAACAATTCGAAAGAAATGATCCACTCCCTGACGCTGATGTACAACCGCGCGCGGCAGGCCGCGATCACCACCGAGCTGATGGACATCGTCAACGGCGCCGAGGCGCTGAAGTAA